TGTGATTCCATTAAGGATTAAATTGTTTGCCTGATGGGTGATGATCACGCCGTCTTTAACAATTGAAATGTTAGAGTGGCTTCCCTCTGTGACGGTTTCTCCGCGGTGAAGGATTGCCTCGAAGCAGCCGGCCTCTGCTGCCTTTTGTTTCGAAAGCAAATTCCCTAGCAGATTCAAGCTTTTAATGTCACAGCGAAGCCATCGGATATCTTCATCCAGGATGGTACGAACACCTTTTTCCATCGGATCAATAGGGCGTGGAACCTTTCGCGTATAAGCTACAAAGGTAGGTGTGACATCCCCGCCGGGAAAAACATGATTACGTGGTGAAGTTCCTCTTGTGAACTGCATATAAACGATACCCGTGTCCAGTTCGTTTTTCGAAATCAGCTCTGCCATTTTGGACTCAAGCTCTTCAGGGCTATATGGAAGCTCCATTCTGATTTTTCCGGCGCTTTCCACAAGCCTCTTCAAATGCTCTTTTCCAGTGAACATCTTACCGTTATAAACCCGTATCACTTCATAAACACCATCGCCAAACTGATAGCCTCTATCCTCGATGTCGACCTTGGCGACCGTCCTGTCAAGAATCTCTCCATCTACAATTACATATTCCAATCCTTTTCCCCTCCTTGTTTATCGGTCAATCCACTTTTATTTAGCCAGTTCATAAATTGCTTGTGCATAAATCGCAGTTGCCCTGAGAAGGTCTTCAATAATCATATATTCATCCTTCTGATGAGCGATGTCAGGTCTTCCAGGGAAAAGCGGGCCAAATGCCACACCTGATTTCAGGGACCTTGCATATGTACCTCCGCCGATTGAAATAAGTTCCGCCTTTTCACCAACCTGTTCTTCATACACTTTCTTCAAAGTCTGGATGAGGAAGTCATTTTCATCCACATGATGTGGGTTGGAGTTCGAGAAGTTCTCAATGGTTAACTCTTCAGCCTCTAAAACCTGATTTAAGATTCCTTTTGTCTTCTCAAGATCAGTCGTTACCGGATAGCGCATGTTCAAGCCCGCGCGGCCGCCTTTTTCCTTGGAGTAGGAAAGTTTCCCGACATTGATTGTCAAATCTCCGGTGATATCATCAGTATATGCAACTCCGAGCGCCCTGCCGCGTGAATCCTTGCCCAGGAACTTGGAGACAAATTGAAAGAACTTTTCACTGCTTCCATCCAGGTTCAACTCGGAGAGGAAGCTTGCCATATAAAGGCCTGCATTTTTGCCATTGTCAGGCTCCATGCCGTGCGCTGATACACCTTCAAGCTCAAGGATCAGCTTGCCGCTTTCAACTACAGCTCTGCCATCTAATTCGTTGTTCCTTTTGAATTCCTCAAAGCGCTGGACAATATCCGTTTGTCCTTGCTGAACAACCAGTTCTACCTTAGCAAAATCAGGTACCATATTATAGCGGCGCCCGGAAGAAAAATTGGTTACCTCCGCATCGTAATCTTCTTTTTCATTACCGGCTGCTTTTGAAACTAAGTCATAGTCCGCAATTCCTTTTTCAGCGTAAATGATCGGGAAGTCAGCGTCCGGAGCAAAGCCCATTGTTGGCATTTCCTCATGTTCAAAATAATGGTCTACACAGCGCCAGTCGCTTTCCTCATCAGTACCAATGATCATTCGGACTCGCTTATTAAGTGGCAAACCTAATTCTTTAACGATTTTCATCGCATAATATGCCGCCATGGTTGGCCCTTTATCGTCGATGGCTCCTCGAGCGAAAATTTTCCCGTCGCGAATTTCTGCCCCATAAGGGTCACTTGTCCAGCCATCCCCTTCTGGCACGACATCGACATGGCAGAGGACACCGACGATTTCGTCTCCTTGCCCGAATTCAAGGTGACCGGCCAGATTACCGACATTCTTAGCCGTAAAACCATCCTTTTCACCAAGTTGCAGCATGTAATCCAATGCTTCTCTTACACCCTCACCAAGCGGTGCCTCATCTGTAGAGTTTTCCTCATCCAAAACACTCTTGATTTTCAGCAGGTCCTGAGCATCCTTAATTAAGTCCGATTCTCTTTTTTCTACTTCCTTCATCCAATTGATTGAAGTCATTCATCCAAACCTCCATATCTTGTTCTATATGTATTTCCCTTAAGAAGTACATTTAAGCTCTGCAATATCATTATTGTACCTTAAATAGCCAGTTGAAAACTTGTTTTATATTTTACTCCTGTTTAACACATTCCGTAAACAAAGTCACTTTAGATATTTTTTTCTTAATTTTCTAACAACTGTCATATTTAACCTGTTTAAAACCATATTGTTAAGTATATAAACGATTACAAAGGAGGCAGTTATCTAATAAATTATTAATTTTTCATAAAAAACAGTTAATAATCTGGAATTTTATCTTATTAAAGTGTAAAATAGTCCAAAAGGTAAGACATCTTATGATTGCCTTTTAAAAATGGACGCAAAAGGAGCTGTCTGGAAAGAAGAAAACTACATACTTGAGGATTCGTCTTCAATCTATAGTCGGTTGCAGGAAAATGACAAAGGGGTTTAAAAAAGGATAGGGAGTGGTTGTTTGAAACCTTCGACTAACCGGATGATAAACCGCATCAAATCCATCTACATGTATATATGTCAGAATGGTACTGTCACAACTCAAGATCTTGTAGAGGAATTCGGAATTACTCCTCGAACCATCCAGAGGGATTTGAATGTCCTGGCTTATAACGACTTAGTGAAAAGTCCGAGCCGAGGTAAATGGACAACGACCCAGAAAAAGGTAAAGATGTCTTCATAATACGAAAAGCGGAAGTGCCTTGATCAGACCCGACAAGCGCTGGAGGTCCTGACAGTGAAGTCGTTCTTTGACTTCATTGGCAGGACCGAAGCGTCTAGAGGGTCTAGGCGCTGGAGCTGGACAACACTCGAAGTAAATGTATGCTTACTAATAAAAAGAAATCGCCTGAGCTGGTCTCGGCGATTTCTTTTTTATACTTCATAAGTTTGCAACATTTCCACTTCTTCGTCTGTCAGCTCCCTGTATTCCCCGAGCTCCAGCGTGTCATCGAGCTTAAGCGGCCCCATCGACAATCTCTTCAGGTAAATGACTCTTTTTCCGACTGCTTCGAACATCCGCTTCACCTGATGGAATTTGCCTTCGATAATCGTCAGCTCGATATCAGAAGTTAAGCCGGATTTTAAAATAACAAGATCACCCGGTTTTGTTTCATAACCATCATCGAGAGTGACACCTTTCTTGAATGCCTCTATATCCTCTTCCGTCACTTCTCCCTCTATTACCGCAAAATAGGTTTTAGGAACATGTTTTTTTGGTGATAAAAGCCTGTGAGATAGCTGTCCATCATTCGTGATCAACAGCAGGCCCTCGGTATCCTTATCAAGCCTCCCTACCGGGAAGGGCTCGAATACCTGGTCTTCGATTTCCAGCAAATCAATCACCGTCTCATCACGGTTGTCCTCCGTTGCTGAGATGACGCCAGGAGGCTTGTTCATCATTAAATAAATAAATTCTCTATAATGGATCTCTTCCCCGTTTAATGTGATCGAATCATTTTCAGGATTCACATGGTGCTTTGCATCCTTGACAATAGCATGATTTACTTTTACAGCACCGTCTTTTAAAAGTTTCTTCACGTCTTTCCTGCTTCCGTATCCTAAGTTTGAAAGCACTTTATCGATTCGCATTTCTGTACCTCCTATATTCATATGGGCAGGTGCCCATTCCATTTCTAGTTTCCATACATAGACTAATATCATACTTTACTACAGATATGAGGAGATGACCTGAATGAACCATCGACAGCAAGGACAAGGCTTGTACATTCCGCTTCCCGGCCTGCCAGGCGGAGGTTACCCGGGTGGTGGATACCCTGGAGGCGGTTACCCTGGCGGAGGCGGCCAATTTGACCAAAGACTCGACCGCCTGGAACGACAAATCCAGAGGCTGAACAATCAAATCGACCGCTTGGACCGCAGGGTCGACAGAATTGAGCGCCGCTTGAATATCCGCGATGACCAACAGTTTTTTTATTAGGTTGCATTAAAAATGGCCTTCATAACCGAAGGCCATTTTCCTATTATACCGGCAGCCTTATTTTGCGCTTGATTTTGGTGACACGGTCCCCGAAGAGCCTGTCCACCAGTTTGGTCCGGAATCCAAGATAAAAGTATACCGCAGCTCCTACCATTGCAGAGATTCCAATAAGTACAATCGACTGGAACTTCGCAGCCGGTGACAGGAATTGGACGAGCACTTCATAGAATGCCAATGTTACACCTGCCATCAAACCTGAAAATACAAGTATCAGAATAACCCTTCTGGTCACAAAGCCCATTGGATACCTTGCGAACTTTTTGATTACATACATATTGATGAGAATCGCTGCCACATAACCCAACGCAGTTGAAAAAACAGCACCTTGCGTTTCGAACATCTTGATCATTGGAATATTGAGAGTAAGCTTCACCAATAGTCCTGTCAGCAAACTCAAGATTGTAAAACGCTGTTCATTTATTCCTTGCAGGATGGCCGCTGTAACGGAATAAAGTGCAAATAAGATGGCTACTGGCGCATAGGTTCTCAGAATTTCAGTTCCTAAAGGATCATTTTCATAGAAAACTGTGAACATAGGCTGTGCAAGTAAGGACAAACCAATAGCTGCAGGGACAGTCAGATACATGAGTACCTGGAAGGTTTGGTCCAGCTGACGTCGCATTCCTATGCGGTCATTATCCGTAAATGCCTTCGTAATGCTAGGAACCAAAGTCAAAGAAAATGCGGTAGCCAGCGATACTGGAATAATGACGAGTTTATGTGTTTGGAAATTCAATACACCAAAGGCTGCCTGAGCATCATTCGGGTCCAGCCCTGTAGATACCATCGCCTTTTCAAAAGTGATCATATCAATGAACTGGAACAATGGATTAGCAATGCCGACAAAGACAAAAGGAGCAGCGTAAATCAATATTTCCTTATAAATTTCTTTTAAGGAGATATCCATTGTGCCCTTGTCTTCTTTTAACAATTCATCGAGATGCGGCTTACGTTTAAACCAGTACCATCC
This portion of the Mesobacillus sp. S13 genome encodes:
- the dat gene encoding D-amino-acid transaminase; the protein is MEYVIVDGEILDRTVAKVDIEDRGYQFGDGVYEVIRVYNGKMFTGKEHLKRLVESAGKIRMELPYSPEELESKMAELISKNELDTGIVYMQFTRGTSPRNHVFPGGDVTPTFVAYTRKVPRPIDPMEKGVRTILDEDIRWLRCDIKSLNLLGNLLSKQKAAEAGCFEAILHRGETVTEGSHSNISIVKDGVIITHQANNLILNGITRQKVLEICSNENIAFEERAYTLDELSSADEVFSSGTTVEVMPIVEVDGKPVGTGTPGPVTRNLQNLFKAEIERHCGKL
- the pepV gene encoding dipeptidase PepV: MTSINWMKEVEKRESDLIKDAQDLLKIKSVLDEENSTDEAPLGEGVREALDYMLQLGEKDGFTAKNVGNLAGHLEFGQGDEIVGVLCHVDVVPEGDGWTSDPYGAEIRDGKIFARGAIDDKGPTMAAYYAMKIVKELGLPLNKRVRMIIGTDEESDWRCVDHYFEHEEMPTMGFAPDADFPIIYAEKGIADYDLVSKAAGNEKEDYDAEVTNFSSGRRYNMVPDFAKVELVVQQGQTDIVQRFEEFKRNNELDGRAVVESGKLILELEGVSAHGMEPDNGKNAGLYMASFLSELNLDGSSEKFFQFVSKFLGKDSRGRALGVAYTDDITGDLTINVGKLSYSKEKGGRAGLNMRYPVTTDLEKTKGILNQVLEAEELTIENFSNSNPHHVDENDFLIQTLKKVYEEQVGEKAELISIGGGTYARSLKSGVAFGPLFPGRPDIAHQKDEYMIIEDLLRATAIYAQAIYELAK
- a CDS encoding DeoR family transcriptional regulator — protein: MKPSTNRMINRIKSIYMYICQNGTVTTQDLVEEFGITPRTIQRDLNVLAYNDLVKSPSRGKWTTTQKKVKMSS
- a CDS encoding pseudouridine synthase, whose translation is MRIDKVLSNLGYGSRKDVKKLLKDGAVKVNHAIVKDAKHHVNPENDSITLNGEEIHYREFIYLMMNKPPGVISATEDNRDETVIDLLEIEDQVFEPFPVGRLDKDTEGLLLITNDGQLSHRLLSPKKHVPKTYFAVIEGEVTEEDIEAFKKGVTLDDGYETKPGDLVILKSGLTSDIELTIIEGKFHQVKRMFEAVGKRVIYLKRLSMGPLKLDDTLELGEYRELTDEEVEMLQTYEV
- a CDS encoding polysaccharide biosynthesis protein, which translates into the protein MSSKLLRGTFILTLGTILSKVLGLFYVIPFYAIIDKYGTVLYSYSYIPYTIFISVATAGVPLAVSKFIAKYNALGEYAVGRKLFKSGIAVMLGTGILSFLVMYLTAPLLADITISSSDSNVKIRPEDVTTVIRAVSFALIIVPFMSLIRGYFQGHQSMGPSAVSQVVEQVVRIVFLLAGAYIVLAIMKGSMVTAVSVATFAAFIGAIGSLGVLGWYWFKRKPHLDELLKEDKGTMDISLKEIYKEILIYAAPFVFVGIANPLFQFIDMITFEKAMVSTGLDPNDAQAAFGVLNFQTHKLVIIPVSLATAFSLTLVPSITKAFTDNDRIGMRRQLDQTFQVLMYLTVPAAIGLSLLAQPMFTVFYENDPLGTEILRTYAPVAILFALYSVTAAILQGINEQRFTILSLLTGLLVKLTLNIPMIKMFETQGAVFSTALGYVAAILINMYVIKKFARYPMGFVTRRVILILVFSGLMAGVTLAFYEVLVQFLSPAAKFQSIVLIGISAMVGAAVYFYLGFRTKLVDRLFGDRVTKIKRKIRLPV